A window of Acidimicrobiales bacterium contains these coding sequences:
- a CDS encoding ABC transporter substrate-binding protein codes for MTTPMTPGKGTSDLSEGLKLIMRGGGPKLVAAGLSLALIVGLAFISTVEANNRAHHQSSLSANGSSGSSSGDNGVQGGSGGSTGATNGANGSNVAAGGAAGGASGGGGGTGAKTGGGATGANTTGGNCPGNNPDIGVTCNQILVGGITVLSGPLGIYGEQGLQAAQAWLSYYNAVYAPAHHLRQEKLIYYDDHGADPSQDAILTQKLIEQDHVFSIGGMPAPQGANPYLVQHSVPLVGDLGLNPISYQSPMIWPTAPTPNTQVGANLEAKVVHTLYPNVKHIGAIISPLPGQDPGPIEEYENNAYRPYGVSVTYQVMTTSESDCNSHMLQIRNANPDFLQLPLPSTNFLLCVQAAQSQNYYPGSGLGGSLRGWSGGSGIQVEMQQCGSLCATAGGGIVTGTIFLNPNSYSNHDPNSGMDLYNSLMSKYASNVDKTSIISENYYASAEIGSLILAQAAATPPYLTRQHVIQLANQFKFDTGMGLKVNWADPPNNPNAHIGTNCGYVSRAVQSGSGATWKTDPTYYCG; via the coding sequence CGCCCACCATCAGAGCAGCCTGTCCGCCAACGGCTCCTCCGGGTCCAGCTCCGGGGACAACGGGGTGCAGGGGGGAAGCGGCGGATCGACCGGGGCCACGAACGGGGCCAACGGCTCCAACGTCGCCGCCGGCGGAGCTGCTGGCGGTGCTAGCGGTGGAGGCGGCGGGACCGGAGCCAAGACGGGGGGCGGCGCGACCGGGGCCAACACCACCGGAGGAAACTGCCCCGGCAACAACCCCGACATCGGGGTCACCTGCAACCAGATCCTGGTGGGCGGCATCACTGTCCTCTCGGGCCCACTCGGCATCTACGGCGAGCAGGGGCTTCAGGCGGCCCAGGCCTGGCTGAGCTACTACAACGCTGTCTACGCGCCGGCCCACCACCTGCGCCAGGAGAAACTCATCTACTACGACGACCATGGCGCCGACCCCAGCCAGGACGCCATCCTGACCCAGAAGCTCATCGAGCAGGACCACGTGTTTTCCATCGGGGGCATGCCCGCGCCCCAGGGAGCCAACCCCTATCTCGTCCAGCACAGTGTTCCGCTCGTCGGCGATCTGGGCCTCAACCCGATCAGCTACCAGAGCCCCATGATCTGGCCGACGGCGCCGACGCCCAATACCCAGGTGGGGGCGAACCTGGAGGCCAAGGTCGTCCACACCCTCTACCCGAACGTCAAACACATCGGGGCGATCATCTCGCCGCTGCCGGGCCAGGACCCGGGCCCGATCGAGGAGTACGAGAACAACGCCTACCGACCGTACGGCGTCAGCGTGACCTACCAGGTCATGACCACGTCGGAGAGCGATTGCAACAGCCACATGCTCCAGATCAGGAACGCGAACCCCGACTTCCTCCAGCTTCCTCTGCCGTCGACCAACTTCCTCCTGTGCGTGCAGGCGGCTCAGAGCCAGAACTACTACCCGGGTAGCGGGCTCGGCGGCAGCCTTCGGGGCTGGTCCGGGGGGAGCGGAATCCAGGTGGAGATGCAGCAATGCGGGAGCTTGTGCGCGACTGCCGGTGGCGGCATCGTGACCGGCACCATCTTCCTCAACCCCAACAGTTACTCCAATCACGATCCCAACTCCGGGATGGATCTGTACAACTCGCTCATGTCCAAGTACGCGTCCAATGTGGACAAGACCTCGATTATCTCCGAGAACTACTACGCGTCCGCGGAGATTGGGTCTCTCATACTGGCTCAGGCGGCCGCGACACCGCCCTACCTGACACGGCAACACGTGATCCAGCTGGCCAACCAGTTCAAGTTCGACACCGGCATGGGCCTGAAGGTGAACTGGGCGGACCCGCCCAACAATCCGAACGCCCACATCGGCACCAACTGCGGCTACGTGTCGCGAGCGGTGCAGTCTGGCAGTGGCGCCACCTGGAAGACCGACCCCACCTACTACTGCGGCTAG